From Caulobacter segnis, a single genomic window includes:
- a CDS encoding TonB-dependent receptor: MRTSLRNHTTKSCLMLATGATALLVAAGAHAQVRKFDVAEQPAATGIPQFGKQAELQILAPQGAVQGKRVNAVRGAYTVEEGLARLLRGGDLTVVSNNGRTAVLGQTASLQLASTAPVPLIAAQAAAPVAAQEPETAAEVEEVVVTGFRASLQSAMNLKRRASGVVDVIKAEDIADFPDANLAESIQRVPGVSIARDAGEGRQITVRGLGPQFTRVRINGVEGQSTASGTDSSGGANRNRAFDFNVFASELFNSITVRKTASAQTEEGSLGATVDLQTGRPFDYKGATLVVSAQEGYNDLSKSWDPRFAVLASNTWFDGKLGALVSVAYTERGLLEEGHGSGGWLNGTEVGGFSPASTFTQASSASVYTPRFPRYGRLTHEQKRLGITGSFQMRPDDRTLIGLDVLYSDFKATREENWLEALSFARNASQGGRPEIIVRDGVVNAKGDMVYGLFDDVDVESETRFDKLDTKYTQATFTAEHEFGDRFKLSGLAGFSKSDFNNPIQTTVILNRENADGFSYDYRGNANLPSMNFGFDVTDPLAYNFGAARSEIRLRPQGVTNKIATAQLDGDYRLNDGLNLKVGVNFKKYDFDSWALARVNEGVVPQLPAGVTLSGLTKLVSGFGKGLDASGIPTQWAAPDLNAFAKLFNIYSGTGLFELSGASNANARGNIRSVEEKDSAAYAQLDFHTDRFAWPIRGDVGVRYVKTEQSSTGYQLVAGAAQQTTVKRDYDDILPALNLTAEVTPDFLLRFGAAKVMTRPNLGSLTPGGSLSTVGVFSVSSGNPYLKPIRATTYDLSAEWYFAKDGLLSVGLFYKDIKSYIQTSRISQPFSASGLPASLLDGLGVSVNDTFLFSQPVNTEGGPLKGIEVSYQQPFTFLPGFLSHTGAIFNATVVDSKIDYISARSPTGFVQNDLVGLSKNAFNATLYYEDSKFSARVSAAYRDKYLTAVPSGTSTNDIDGVRSITTIDASASYAINTRLKLTFEGLNLTDAFNDQYTDSRRDSVYVYSHTGRQFNFGLRYSF; encoded by the coding sequence ATGCGGACGTCACTGCGTAATCACACCACCAAGTCCTGCCTGATGCTGGCCACCGGGGCCACGGCCCTGCTGGTCGCGGCCGGCGCGCACGCGCAGGTGCGCAAGTTCGATGTCGCCGAACAGCCCGCCGCCACCGGCATTCCTCAGTTCGGCAAGCAGGCCGAGCTGCAGATCCTGGCCCCGCAGGGCGCGGTCCAGGGCAAGCGCGTCAACGCCGTGCGCGGCGCCTATACGGTCGAGGAAGGCCTGGCGCGGCTGCTGCGCGGCGGCGACCTGACGGTCGTCTCCAACAACGGCCGCACGGCGGTGCTGGGTCAGACGGCCTCGCTGCAGCTGGCCTCCACCGCGCCCGTGCCGCTGATCGCCGCCCAGGCCGCCGCGCCCGTCGCGGCCCAGGAGCCCGAGACCGCCGCCGAGGTCGAGGAGGTCGTCGTCACCGGCTTCCGCGCCAGCCTGCAGAGCGCCATGAACCTGAAGCGCCGCGCCAGCGGCGTGGTTGATGTCATCAAGGCCGAGGACATCGCCGACTTCCCCGACGCCAACCTGGCCGAGTCCATCCAGCGCGTGCCGGGCGTGTCGATCGCCCGCGACGCCGGCGAGGGCCGTCAGATCACCGTCCGGGGCCTGGGTCCCCAGTTCACCCGCGTGCGCATCAACGGCGTCGAAGGCCAGAGCACGGCCAGCGGCACCGACAGCTCGGGCGGCGCCAACCGCAACCGCGCCTTCGACTTCAACGTCTTCGCCTCGGAGCTCTTCAACAGCATCACGGTGCGCAAGACCGCCTCGGCCCAGACCGAGGAGGGTTCGCTGGGCGCCACGGTCGACCTGCAGACCGGCCGGCCGTTCGACTACAAGGGCGCGACCCTCGTGGTCTCGGCCCAGGAGGGCTACAACGACCTCTCCAAGTCGTGGGACCCGCGCTTCGCGGTCCTGGCCTCAAACACCTGGTTCGACGGCAAGCTGGGGGCGCTGGTCTCGGTGGCCTACACCGAGCGCGGCCTGCTGGAAGAGGGGCACGGTTCGGGCGGCTGGCTGAACGGCACGGAGGTCGGCGGCTTCAGCCCCGCCTCGACCTTCACGCAAGCCAGCTCGGCTTCGGTCTACACCCCGCGCTTCCCGCGCTACGGCCGCCTGACCCACGAGCAGAAGCGCCTGGGGATCACCGGTTCGTTCCAGATGCGTCCGGACGACCGTACCCTGATCGGCCTGGACGTCCTCTATTCGGACTTCAAGGCCACGCGCGAGGAGAACTGGCTGGAAGCCCTGTCGTTCGCCCGCAACGCCTCGCAGGGCGGCCGGCCCGAGATCATCGTCCGTGACGGCGTGGTCAATGCGAAAGGAGATATGGTCTACGGCCTGTTCGACGACGTCGACGTCGAGAGCGAGACCCGCTTCGACAAGCTGGACACCAAGTACACCCAGGCCACCTTCACCGCCGAGCACGAGTTCGGCGACCGCTTCAAGCTGAGCGGCCTGGCGGGCTTCTCGAAGTCGGACTTCAACAATCCGATCCAGACCACGGTGATCCTGAACCGCGAGAACGCCGACGGCTTCTCGTACGACTATCGGGGCAACGCCAACCTGCCGTCGATGAACTTCGGCTTCGACGTCACCGATCCGCTGGCCTACAACTTCGGCGCGGCGCGCTCGGAGATCCGGCTGCGGCCGCAGGGCGTGACCAACAAAATCGCCACCGCCCAGCTGGATGGCGACTATCGCCTCAATGACGGCCTGAACCTGAAGGTCGGCGTCAACTTCAAGAAATACGACTTCGACTCCTGGGCCCTGGCCCGGGTCAACGAGGGGGTCGTGCCGCAGCTGCCGGCCGGCGTGACCCTGTCGGGCCTGACCAAGCTGGTCTCGGGCTTCGGCAAGGGCCTGGACGCCTCGGGCATCCCGACCCAGTGGGCTGCGCCGGACCTGAACGCCTTCGCCAAGCTGTTCAACATCTACAGCGGCACGGGCCTGTTCGAGCTGTCGGGCGCCAGCAACGCCAACGCCCGCGGCAACATCCGCAGCGTTGAGGAAAAGGACAGCGCCGCCTACGCCCAGCTGGACTTCCACACCGACCGCTTCGCCTGGCCGATCCGCGGCGACGTCGGCGTGCGCTACGTCAAGACCGAGCAGAGCTCGACCGGCTATCAGCTGGTGGCCGGCGCGGCCCAGCAGACCACGGTCAAGCGCGACTATGACGACATCCTGCCGGCCCTGAACCTGACGGCCGAGGTGACGCCGGACTTCCTGCTGCGCTTCGGCGCGGCCAAGGTGATGACCCGTCCGAACCTGGGCAGCCTGACCCCCGGCGGCAGCCTGTCGACCGTGGGCGTGTTCAGCGTCAGCTCGGGCAATCCGTACCTGAAGCCGATCCGCGCCACGACCTACGACCTGTCGGCCGAATGGTACTTCGCCAAGGACGGCCTGCTGTCGGTCGGCCTGTTCTACAAGGACATCAAGAGCTACATCCAGACGTCGCGGATCTCGCAGCCGTTCAGCGCCTCGGGCCTGCCGGCCAGCCTGCTGGACGGCCTGGGCGTCTCGGTCAACGACACCTTCCTGTTCAGCCAGCCGGTCAATACCGAAGGCGGTCCGCTGAAAGGGATCGAGGTCAGCTACCAGCAGCCGTTCACCTTCCTGCCGGGCTTCCTGAGCCACACCGGGGCGATCTTCAACGCCACGGTGGTCGACTCCAAGATCGACTACATCTCGGCCCGCTCGCCGACCGGCTTCGTGCAGAACGACCTGGTCGGCCTGTCGAAGAACGCCTTCAACGCGACGCTGTACTACGAGGACTCCAAGTTCAGCGCCCGCGTCTCGGCGGCCTATCGCGACAAGTACCTGACCGCCGTGCCCAGCGGCACCAGCACCAACGACATCGACGGGGTGCGCTCGATCACCACCATCGACGCCTCGGCTTCGTACGCGATCAACACGCGGCTGAAGCTGACGTTCGAGGGACTGAACCTGACCGACGCCTTCAACGATCAGTACACAGATAGCCGCCGCGACAGCGTCTACGTCTATTCGCACACGGGCCGGCAGTTCAATTTCGGGCTGCGTTACTCGTTCTAA
- the galA gene encoding beta-galactosidase GalA codes for MIDRRSLIRALPLAGAAIGPALASAAEPARSPQAPSPRQRIRLDDGWRFAFGHAADPDRDFGFGAIQDTFAKQGRSGAKPAAADYDDGGWRAVTLPHDWAVELPFVQNNAFTRNPADKDDEDPAAAHGYKPVGRAFPETSVGWYRTVLPISPADAGSRVSLEFDGAFRDSTVILNGYVVAQHRGGYTAFAVDITEFLNTDDKPNVLLVRVDASLGEGWFYEGAGLYRHVWLVKTSPVHVPKWGVFVRAGRDGRVEADIEVANHRDAPANATIEAVVLDAAGTPVATATTGRAVGGWRTETVALACAIPSPRLWSTDAPNLYVLRVTLREGQAIRDTYETRFGVRDVRFDAREGFFLNDRPLKLKGVNNHQDHAGVGAAIPDALQVWRLKQLKALGANAYRASHNPPTPELLDACDELGLLVIDETRQMSSAPEPLDELRGLIRRDRNHPCVMLWSIGNEEPQQGTPRGGKIAKAMAREIRALDPTRKIIAAMNRGQGDGITEALDVMGFNYHEDLIEPFRARYPDMPIIGTETASAVSTRGEYARDNQRAVVSSYDVDAPYWGKTAHAWWSLYNAKPYLLGGFVWTGFDYRGEPTPFNWWPSVASNFGIMDSCGLPKDIYYYYQAWWRPELPVLHLLPHWNWEGREGQPISVWAYSNLDTVELFLNGRSLGRQAPPKDGHAEWSVPYAPGRLVAYGYKGDKLVLKAERRTAGPPARLVLTPDRPRLVADGQDVAVVNVSVVDKDGVVAPRAAVKVDFDVLGQGRLIGVGNGDPNSHEADKAAFRTTFNGWAQALVQTRKSAGAIRVWARSEDLTPAAVDFTSR; via the coding sequence ATGATCGATCGACGCTCCCTGATCCGTGCGCTTCCGCTCGCCGGCGCGGCGATCGGGCCGGCCTTGGCGAGCGCGGCCGAACCGGCCCGCTCCCCGCAAGCGCCCTCGCCGCGCCAGCGGATCCGCCTCGACGACGGCTGGCGCTTCGCCTTCGGTCACGCCGCCGACCCCGACCGCGACTTCGGCTTCGGCGCTATCCAGGACACCTTCGCCAAGCAAGGACGCAGCGGCGCCAAGCCGGCGGCGGCCGACTATGACGATGGCGGTTGGCGCGCCGTGACGCTGCCGCACGACTGGGCGGTGGAGCTGCCATTCGTCCAGAACAACGCGTTCACGCGCAATCCCGCCGACAAGGACGACGAGGACCCCGCCGCCGCCCACGGCTACAAGCCCGTCGGCCGGGCCTTCCCCGAGACCTCGGTCGGCTGGTACCGCACGGTCCTGCCGATCTCGCCCGCCGACGCCGGCAGCCGGGTCTCGCTCGAGTTCGACGGCGCGTTCCGCGACTCCACGGTCATCCTCAACGGCTACGTCGTCGCGCAGCACCGGGGCGGCTACACCGCCTTCGCCGTCGACATCACCGAATTCCTCAACACCGACGACAAGCCCAACGTCCTGCTCGTCCGGGTCGACGCCAGCCTGGGCGAAGGCTGGTTCTACGAGGGCGCGGGGCTGTATCGCCACGTCTGGCTGGTCAAGACCTCGCCGGTACACGTGCCGAAATGGGGAGTGTTCGTGCGCGCCGGTCGCGACGGCCGGGTCGAGGCCGACATCGAAGTGGCCAACCATCGCGATGCGCCCGCCAACGCCACGATCGAAGCCGTCGTGCTGGACGCGGCGGGGACGCCGGTCGCCACCGCCACGACCGGTCGCGCCGTCGGCGGCTGGCGGACCGAGACGGTGGCCCTGGCTTGCGCCATCCCCTCGCCGCGCCTCTGGTCGACGGACGCGCCCAACCTCTACGTCCTGCGGGTGACGCTGCGCGAAGGCCAGGCGATCCGCGACACATACGAAACGCGCTTCGGCGTGCGCGACGTCCGCTTCGACGCTCGCGAGGGCTTCTTCCTCAACGACCGCCCGCTCAAGCTGAAGGGCGTCAACAACCACCAGGATCACGCCGGTGTCGGGGCGGCCATTCCCGACGCCCTGCAGGTCTGGCGGCTGAAGCAGCTGAAGGCCCTGGGCGCCAACGCCTACCGCGCCTCGCACAATCCGCCGACGCCCGAGCTGCTGGACGCCTGCGACGAACTGGGCCTGCTGGTCATCGACGAGACCCGGCAGATGAGCTCGGCGCCCGAGCCGCTGGACGAGCTGCGCGGCCTGATCCGCCGCGACCGCAACCACCCGTGCGTGATGCTGTGGTCGATCGGCAACGAGGAGCCCCAGCAGGGCACGCCGCGCGGCGGCAAGATCGCCAAGGCCATGGCCCGGGAGATCCGCGCGCTGGACCCGACCCGCAAGATCATCGCCGCCATGAACCGAGGCCAGGGCGACGGGATCACCGAGGCGCTCGACGTCATGGGCTTCAACTACCACGAGGACCTGATCGAGCCGTTCCGGGCCCGGTATCCGGACATGCCGATCATCGGCACCGAGACCGCCAGCGCGGTCTCCACGCGCGGCGAGTACGCCCGCGACAACCAGCGCGCCGTCGTATCGTCCTACGACGTCGACGCGCCGTACTGGGGCAAGACGGCCCACGCCTGGTGGAGCCTCTACAACGCCAAACCCTACCTGCTGGGCGGCTTCGTCTGGACGGGCTTCGACTATCGCGGCGAGCCGACGCCGTTCAACTGGTGGCCGTCGGTGGCGTCCAACTTCGGGATCATGGACAGCTGCGGCCTGCCCAAGGACATCTACTACTACTACCAGGCCTGGTGGCGCCCGGAGCTGCCGGTCCTGCACCTGCTGCCGCACTGGAACTGGGAAGGCCGCGAAGGCCAGCCGATCTCGGTCTGGGCCTATTCGAACCTGGACACGGTCGAGCTGTTCCTGAACGGCCGCTCGCTGGGCCGGCAGGCGCCGCCCAAGGACGGCCACGCCGAATGGAGCGTTCCCTACGCGCCAGGCCGGCTGGTCGCATACGGCTACAAGGGCGACAAGCTGGTGCTGAAGGCCGAACGCCGGACGGCCGGGCCGCCCGCCCGCCTGGTCCTGACGCCCGACCGCCCGCGCCTGGTCGCCGACGGCCAGGACGTCGCGGTGGTCAATGTGTCGGTCGTCGACAAGGACGGCGTGGTCGCGCCGCGCGCGGCCGTGAAGGTCGATTTCGACGTGCTGGGCCAAGGCCGCCTGATCGGCGTCGGCAACGGCGACCCCAACAGCCACGAAGCCGACAAAGCCGCGTTCCGGACCACCTTCAACGGCTGGGCCCAGGCCCTGGTCCAGACCCGCAAGTCAGCCGGCGCGATCCGCGTGTGGGCCCGGTCGGAAGACCTGACCCCCGCCGCCGTCGACTTCACCAGTCGCTAG
- a CDS encoding pectinesterase family protein, which yields MAGAGKSPVAAPAYAKLSEAVAAAPADGRKPFRILVTRGAWDEQVVIDKPFVHLIGQDRRGSVISHLAASGLTAPDGKRWGTFRTPTLFVRAPDFAASNLTIQNAFDGLAEMSKPGGLHSHDGAGPQAVALMLDKGSDRARLTKVDILGYQDTLFPDAGGAVFDRCLVTGSYDFIFGAGRALFRDCEIRSRPRPVDPIDGYIVAPSTPIDQVVGFVFHRCRLTKEAGTKPGSVYLGRPWRPSSQFADGRYGDPRYVGMSAFIDCWLDDHIAPAGWTEMWYTGKDGNPRTMLQPESARFSQFHPTGPGAGPLNRGRWLSAQEARALVSAAAL from the coding sequence GTGGCGGGGGCGGGAAAGTCGCCGGTCGCCGCGCCCGCCTACGCCAAGCTGTCGGAAGCGGTCGCGGCCGCCCCGGCGGACGGCCGCAAGCCCTTCCGCATCCTGGTCACCCGCGGCGCCTGGGACGAGCAAGTCGTAATCGACAAGCCGTTCGTTCACCTGATCGGGCAGGACCGTCGCGGCTCGGTGATCAGCCACTTGGCCGCCTCGGGCCTGACCGCGCCGGACGGCAAGCGGTGGGGCACGTTCCGCACCCCGACCCTGTTCGTCCGCGCGCCGGACTTCGCGGCCAGCAACCTCACCATCCAGAACGCCTTCGATGGCTTGGCCGAGATGTCCAAGCCGGGCGGCCTGCACTCCCACGACGGGGCCGGGCCCCAGGCCGTGGCCCTAATGCTGGACAAGGGCTCGGACCGGGCGCGGCTGACGAAGGTCGACATCCTGGGCTACCAGGACACCCTGTTTCCCGACGCCGGCGGCGCGGTCTTCGACCGCTGCCTGGTGACAGGCAGCTACGATTTCATCTTCGGCGCGGGGCGGGCCCTGTTCCGCGACTGCGAGATCCGGTCGCGGCCGCGTCCGGTCGATCCGATCGACGGCTATATCGTCGCCCCCAGCACGCCGATCGACCAGGTCGTCGGCTTCGTCTTCCATCGCTGTCGCCTGACTAAGGAGGCCGGGACCAAGCCGGGCTCGGTCTACCTGGGCCGGCCCTGGCGGCCGTCCAGCCAGTTCGCCGACGGCCGCTACGGCGATCCGCGCTATGTCGGCATGAGCGCGTTCATCGACTGCTGGCTGGACGACCACATCGCTCCGGCGGGCTGGACCGAGATGTGGTACACGGGCAAGGACGGCAATCCGCGCACCATGCTGCAGCCCGAGTCCGCGCGGTTCTCGCAGTTTCATCCGACCGGCCCGGGTGCCGGCCCGCTGAACCGCGGCCGCTGGCTTTCGGCGCAGGAGGCGCGCGCCCTGGTCTCGGCGGCCGCGCTCTAG